One stretch of Tachysurus fulvidraco isolate hzauxx_2018 chromosome 12, HZAU_PFXX_2.0, whole genome shotgun sequence DNA includes these proteins:
- the nol10 gene encoding nucleolar protein 10, whose protein sequence is MQVSSVNNIKIYNLSHGKSLPEWLSDRKKRALQNRDTDIQRRIELIQDFEMPTVCTSIKVSRDGQYILAAGTYKPRIRCYDTYQLSLKFERCLDSEVVAFEILSDDYSKLVFLRTDRHVEFHSQHGHYYKTRIPKFGRDFSYHYPSCDMYFVGASSEIFRMNLEQGRFLNSLQTDAMEINVCDLNPVHHLFAAGTIEGKVECWDPRVRTRVGILDCALSSVTEGTEVESLPSVSALKFNGSLGMAVGTTTGQVLLYDLRSSRPLFVKDHYYGLPINSLHFHKQMDLVISADSKIIKMWHRDNGKMFSSIEPQANINDVCVYPESGMLFTANEDPKMNTFYIPALGPAPRWCSFLDNLTEELEENPESTVYDDYKFVTRKDLDNLGLTHLIGSPLLRAYMHGFFMDIRLYHKVKTMANPFAYEEYRKDKIRQKIEESRVQRVQLKNLPKVNKDLAMKLMAEGEDRESRKAKKKAKGTASILTDDRFKMMFENPDYQVDEQSEEYRLLNPIVSKVGQRRRQRLQQLAEEEAIQKSDEEEEELEGRPSSEEEESSDDDKSWVEEVREQRRLLREEQRERQLKERKEQDRKTSLQSSDPVRKSQSSQAQGQSQPLFYQIKAGEEFRSFGDVARKQKMQKTSLAERLKLEESSGTLNLADTAVGSKQLTFTLKKTEKQRSQQQAEREHHEERRKIRRAAGHLYTRGRGRGRGRGRGRGRGRGRF, encoded by the exons ATACTG ATATTCAGAGGAGGATTGAACTCATTCAGGATTTTGAGATGCCCACTGTGTGCACCTCTATCAAAGTGTCACGTGACGGACAGTATATTTTAGCTGCAG GCACATACAAACCCAGGATCCGGTGCTATGACACCTATCAGCTGTCTCTGAAGTTTGAAAGGTGTCTGGATTCTGAAG TGGTGGCCTTCGAAATCTTGTCTGATGACTACTCCAAG ctGGTGTTTTTGCGTACTGATCGTCACGTGGAGTTTCATTCTCAGCACGGTCATTACTATAAGACACGTATCCCCAAGTTTGGCCGTGATTTCTCCTACCACTACCCATCCTGTGATATGTACTTTGTAGGAGCCAG TTCGGAGATCTTCCGTATGAACCTTGAGCAAGGTCGATTCCTCAACTCTCTACAGACAGATGCAAT GGAGATCAACGTATGTGACCTCAACCCTGTTCATCATTTATTCGCTGCCGGGACTATAGAG GGGAAAGTGGAATGCTGGGACCCACGTGTGCGCACTCGAGTTGGCATCCTAGATTGCGCCCTCAGCAGCGTCACAGAAGGAACCGA AGTTGAGAGTTTGCCGTCTGTCAGTGCGCTCAAGTTTAATGGCTCTCTGGGTATGGCTGTGGGCACGACTACAGGACAG GTTTTGTTGTACGACCTGCGTTCTTCTCGTCCCCTGTTTGTTAAAGACCATTATTACGGCTTGCCCATCAACTCCCTGCACTTCCATAAGCAGATGGATCTGGTGATTTCTGCAGACTCAAAGATCATCAAGATGTGGCACAGAGACAAC GGTAAAATGTTTTCCTCCATCGAGCCACAGGCCAACATCAacgatgtgtgtgtttaccctgAATCAG GTATGCTCTTCACTGCTAATGAAGACCCCAAAATGAATACTTTCTACATTCCT GCCTTGGGTCCTGCACCTCGTTGGTGTTCATTCCTGGATAACCTGACTGAAGAACTGGAGGAGAACCCAGAAAGTACCGTCTATGATGACTACAAGTTTGTTACACGCAAAGACCTGGACAACCTTG GTCTGACACACCTGATTGGCTCACCTCTGCTGAGGGCCTACATGCATGGCTTCTTCATGGACATCCGACTCTACcacaag GTTAAAACTATGGCAAATCCGTTTGCCTATGAGGAATATCGCAAGGACAAAATACGACAGAAAATAGAAGAATCTAGGGTACAGAGAGTACAACTAAAG AATCTGCCGAAGGTTAACAAAGATCTTGCAATGAAGCTAATGGCAGAGGGAGAGGACAGAGAGTCACGAAAAGCCAAGAAGAAGGCTAAG GGCACTGCCAGCATCCTGACTGATGACCGTTTCAAGATGATGTTTGAGAATCCAGACTACCAAGTAGACGAGCAGAGCGAGGAGTACCGTTTGCTTAATCCCATTGTGTCCAAAGTGGGCCAGAGGAGGAGGCAGAGGCTACAGCAGTTAGCTGAGGAAGAAGCCATTCAGAAG tcagatgaagaggaagaggagctgGAGGGACGGCCCAGCTCAGAGGAAGAAGAGAGCTCAGACGACGATAAGAGTTGGGTGGAGGAGGTGAGGGAGCAGCGGCGTCTCTTACGAGAAGAGCAAAGAGAGCGGcagttgaaagaaagaaaagagcagGACCGCAAAACCAGCCTGCAGAGTTCAGATCCAGTCAGAAAGTCTCAATCGAGCCAGGCTCAAGGCCAGAGTCAGCCACTCTTCTACCAGATCAAAGCCGGAGAGGAGTTCCGCAGCTTCGGGGACGTGGCACGCAAACAGAAGATGCAAAA GACCTCCCTTGCGGAGCGTTTGAAGCTGGAGGAGAGCTCAGGCACACTGAACCTCGCTGACACTGCAGTCGGAAGCAAGCAGCTGACCTTCACTCTTAAAAAG ACTGAGAAGCAGCGGAGTCAGCAGCAGGCCGAACGGGAGCACCAcgaggagaggaggaagatcAGGAGGGCTGCCGGTCACCTCTACACTCGAGGACGAGGGAGGGGACGAGGGAGAGGACGAGGGAGAGGACGAGGGAGGGGACGATTCTGA